One window of Quercus robur chromosome 5, dhQueRobu3.1, whole genome shotgun sequence genomic DNA carries:
- the LOC126728289 gene encoding uncharacterized protein LOC126728289 → MSDKRQRRLGTKVYEDSAQTRKSRKLITLEEFFPRKFFQNKSAKAVHTVDEVEPLQSSTSPKEVLTRALKEPEIYAPHTNTLQQTQGCYACSPDLTFTDEDLLLGSKPHNRPLYVSGYARKQRIERILVDGGSAVNILPKMTMKRLGFTMEELSHSRLVIQGFNQGGQRAIGLIHLELSIGELKSNVLFHVIDAKTTYNMLLGRPWIHENGIVPSTLHQCFKFFQNGIKKVDADLKPFAETEAHFADAKFYAKEDISNEVLPVEIPSMKGKQDEKEHVKFIAKKDISSPKKGPEPFLRYIPLSHRKNGQSPFAECLQPTKDMSRPAKLTMKDVAILKENHVMPLTSSTNPLPSKPLNGFVRSSQSPIEHGILPSERTKEWFDPNAYRLLAKAGYDFSKQEDLGKLIPEATGEKMHGLSRTQRKMRLEGHKIPIPKTGLGYTPEQPAQIWTKKRSDPSSSQYITVEVGESSNQRKDHSSPHVSVFDRIEASSSRITVFDRLKTTCLTPNRDTLACKSVFDRLGATKRPIDSHSQSSINFDVQGEKKANDEIRSSIPSRMKRNFTLEINTEGSLKVKRRMIVHTSQSLVHDEEIEEVSSSFHITIEEGTLSDAEATNEEVDEAPPALEDGGQATVDELKEINLGTVEEPRPTFISALLTPEEEEGYLKLLVEYKDVFAWTYKEMPGLNPSIALHHLAVKKGVRPVKQAQRRFRPELIPQIETEVNKLIEAGFIREVQYPEWIANIVPVKKKNGQIRVCVDFRDLNNACPKDDFPLPITEVMVDATTGHEALSFMDGSSGYNQIRMNPKDEQLTAFRTPKGIYCYKVMPFGLKNAGATYQRAMQKIFDNVLHKYVECYVDDLVVKTKRREDHLADLRSVFTRLRKYQLKMNPRKCAFGVTSGKFLGFIVRHRGIEIDQSKIEAIQKMPEPKNLRELRGLQGKLAYIRRLISNLAGRCQPFNRLMKKDVHFEWDEACSNAFAHIKRYLLNPPVLGAPIPGKPLVLYIAAQERSLGALMAQENKEGKERALYYLSRTLNGAELNYSPIEKMCLTLFFAIDKLEHYMQAYMVRLIAKADPIKYVLSRPVISGRIARWAVLLQQYDLAYVPQKAVKGQVLADFLADHPVPSDWEFSDDFPDEDVFYIEVMPPWVMFFDGAARQEGAGAGVVFVSPQRHILLYSFSLSELCSNNVAEYQALIIGLQMAIEMGISQLEILGDSKLVINQILEQYDVKKEDLIPYCKHAKKLLANFEAITLEHIPRKENRQADALANLATALALSQEETTKVAISQRWVVPLVVEEEEEEQANIISVCLVKKEDWRQMIIEYLQHGRLPDDKRHKTEIRRRAARFIYYKDTLFRRSFDGLS, encoded by the exons ATGAGTGATAAGAGACAAAGGAGACTGGGAACAAAAGTATATGAAGATTCAGCACAAACCCGAAAATCTCGAAAGCTCATCACATTGGAAGAATTCTTCCCcagaaaattctttcaaaataaatcagCCAAGGCCGTCCACACA GTCGATGAAGTTGAACCCTTGCAATCCTCCACATCACCAAAAGAAGTGCTCACCCGAGCTCTTAAGGAGCCAGAGATATACGCCCCTCATACCAATACGCTTCAACAAACACAGGGATGTTACGCATGCTCTCCAGACTTGACTTTCACTGATGAGGATCTATTGTTAGGCTCTAAACCCCACAATCGCCCACTCTATGTCTCTGGTTATGCTCGTAAACAAAGGATCGAGCGTATCCTTGTTGATGGAGGTTCAGCCGTTAACATACTTCCAAAAATGACCATGAAACGACTGGGTTTTACTATGGAAGAATTATCACACAGTCGTTTGGTCATCCAAGGTTTTAATCAAGGAGGACAACGTGCAATCGGCCTAATCCACCTAGAATTATCCATTGGAGAATTGAAAAGCAACGTCTTGTTCCACGTCATTGACGCTAAGACGACCTACAACATGTTGTTAGGACGTCCTTGGATCCATGAAAATGGAATAGTGCCATCAACCTTGCATCAATGCTTCAAGTTCtttcaaaatggaataaaaaaagtCGACGCCGATTTAAAGCCTTTTGCAGAAACCGAAGCTCATTTTGCTGATgcaaaattttatgcaaaagaaGACATTTCTAACGAGGTTCTTCCAGTTGAGATCCCGTCTATGAAAGGTAAACAAGATGAAAAGGAGCATGTTAAATTCATCGCCAAAAAGGACATCTCTTCCCCAAAGAAAGGTCCAGAACCATTCCTCCGGTATATACCATTATCACATCGCAAGAATGGACAATCACCATTTGCGGAATGCCTTCAACCTACAAAAGACATGTCGAGACCTGCAAAGCTCACGATGAAGGATGTAGCCatattgaaagaaaatcatGTCATGCCTTTAACTTCATCCACAAATCCTTTGCCCTCGAAGCCGTTAAATGGATTCGTGAGGTCTTCGCAAAGTCCGATAGAGCATGGTATTCTACCAAGTGAGCGGACGAAAGAATGGTTCGACCCAAATGCATATAGGCTGTTAGCCAAAGCAGGCTACGATTTCTCAAAACAAGAAGACTTAGGGAAGCTAATTCCAGAAGCCACCGGAGAAAAGATGCATGGCCTTAGCAGAACACAAAGGAAAATGCGGCTTGAAGGGCATAAAATTCCTATCCCAAAGACCGGACTAGGTTATACTCCCGAACAACCAGCTCAGATATGGACCAAGAAAAGAAGCGATCCTTCGAGTTCTCAATACATAACGGTGGAGGTCGGCGAAAgttcaaatcaaagaaaagaccaTTCTTCACCCCATGTCTCAGTGTTTGATCGCATCGAGGCCTCGTCATCACGAATCACAGTGTTCGACAGGTTAAAAACAACTTGTTTGACACCAAATCGGGACACTCTTGCTTGTAAATCAGTCTTTGATCGACTGGGGGCAACGAAAAGGCCTATTGACAGTCATTCTCAGAGTTCAATAAACTTTGACGTTCAAGGGGAGAAGAAAGCCAATGATGAGATCCGCAGTAGCATTCCTTCACGCATGAAACGTAACTTTACCTTGGAGATCAACACTGAAGGATCGCTCAAAGTCAAAAGACGAATGATTGTACATACAAGTCAGTCACTCGTCCATGATGAGGAAATTGAAGAGGTATCATCCTCGTTTCATATTACAATAGAAGAGGGTACACTGTCAGATGCTGAAGCAACCAATGAAGAGGTCGATGAAGCTCCTCCAGCcttggaagatggaggacaaGCTACAGTTGATGAACTTAAAGAGATCAATTTAGGAACTGTTGAAGAACCCCGACCAACTTTCATTAGTGCGCTTCTTAcccctgaagaagaagaaggataccTCAAGCTCCTAGTAGAGTACAAAGATGTGTTCGCTTGGACTTACAAGGAAATGCCTGGGCTCAATCCAAGTATTGCTCTACACCATTTGGCAGTAAAGAAAGGCGTGCGCCCAGTCAAACAAGCTCAAAGACGCTTTCGGCCAGAGCTTATCCCTCAAATAGAAACCGAGGTCAATAAGCTCATTGAAGCAGGCTTCATTCGTGAAGTGCAGTACCCGGAATGGATTGCTAACATCGTCCCTgtcaagaagaagaatggacAAATCCGAGTGTGCGTTGACTTCCGTGATTTGAACAATGCATGTCCCAAAGATGATTTTCCATTACCCATCACTGAGGTCATGGTTGATGCCACTACCGGTCATGAAGCTTTATCTTTCATGGATGGATCTTCGGGTTACAACCAAATTCGAATGAATCCTAAGGATGAGCAGCTTACAGCTTTCCGTACCCCTAAGGGAATTTActgttacaaagtgatgccttttggactaAAGAATGCTGGTGCTACTTATCAACGGGCCATGCAGAAGATCTTTGATAATGTACTTCATAAATACGTGGAGTGTTATGTCGATGATTTGGTggttaaaacaaaaaggagggaAGACCATCTGGCAGATCTACGATCCGTGTTCACCCGCTTGAGAAAGTATCAACTTAAGATGAACCCCCGCAAATGCGCTTTTGGCGTAACATCTGGAAAATTTCTTGGTTTCATTGTGAGGCACCGCGGTATTGAAATTGACCAGTCCAAAATTGAAGCAATCCAGAAAATGCCAGAGCCCAAGAATCTGCGAGAACTTAGAGGCTTGCAGGGAAAATTGGCCTACATACGACGACTTATCTCAAATTTGGCTGGTCGATGTCAACCTTTCAATAGATTGATGAAAAAGGATGTGCACTTTGAATGGGATGAGGCTTGCAGCAATGCTTTTGCACACATCAAAAGATATTTACTTAATCCTCCAGTTTTAGGTGCTCCTATCCCAGGAAAGCCTTTGGTGCTGTATATTGCGGCCCAAGAAAGGTCTCTAGGTGCTCTTATGGcgcaagaaaataaagaggggAAAGAAAGAGCCCTTTATTATCTAAGCCGAACTCTCAATGGGGCTGAATTAAATTATTCTCCTATTGAAAAGATGTGTCTCACTCTTTTCTTTGCCATAGACaaactggagcactacatgcAAGCATATATGGTCCGTTTGATAGCAAAGGCAGACCCAATCAAATATGTCCTCTCCAGGCCAGTGATTTCGGGTCGAATAGCTCGATGGGCAGTCTTGCTTCAACAATATGACCTTGCATACGTTCCACAAAAAGCTGTCAAAGGACAAGTATTGGCAGATTTCCTAGCTGATCACCCAGTTCCGTCTGATTGGGAGTTCTCTGATGATTTCCCAGATGAAGATGTGTTTTACATTGAAGTAATGCCACCATGGGTGATGTTTTTCGATGGGGCTGCACGTCAAGAAGGAGCGGGGGCAGGTGTAGTGTTTGTTTCTCCACAACGGCATATACTTCTTTACTCGTTCTCATTAAGCGAACTCTGCTCTAACAACGTGGCCGAATATCAAGCATTGATCATTGGTCTACAGATGGCTATTGAGATGGGCATATCGCAACTTGAGATATTGGGAGACTCCAAATTAGTTATCAACCAAATCTTGGAGCAATATGACGTCAAGAAAGAAGACCTCATCCCCTATTGCAAACATGCGAAGAAGTTGCTAGCAAATTTTGAAGCCATCACATTGGAGCATATACCGAGGAAGGAGAATAGACAGGCCGATGCTTTAGCTAATTTGGCTACTGCCTTAGCATTATCCCAAGAAGAGACAACCAAGGTCGCTATTTCCCAAAGGTGGGTGGTACCTCtcgtggttgaagaagaagaagaagagcaagcCAACATCATTTCTGTATGCCTTGTCAAAAAAGAAGATTGGCGACAAATGATCATTGAATACCTTCAACATGGAAGACTCCCGGATGATAAACGCCACAAGACTGAAATTCGGCGGAGGGCTGCTCGATTCATTTACTATAAAGACACTCTCTTCCGCCGTTCATTTGATGGATT GTCCTAA